In one Neobacillus sp. WH10 genomic region, the following are encoded:
- the uvsE gene encoding UV DNA damage repair endonuclease UvsE, which produces MKIRFGYVANALGLWDASPSKTLTFARYSALSKSEQMDKLKSVTAQNLQHTKRILYYNIAHEIGLYRFSSSLVPLATHPEVMWDFVTPFRAEWEELGHIIQQFKLRPSFHPNQFTLFTSHREEVTMNAVKDMEYHFKMLDAMNALERGIINIHIGGAYGDKNTSLGRFHQNLKKLPNTIKKHMTLENDDKTYDVEETLITCEKEKIPMVLDYHHYMANKGEVDLPQYLPRIFNTWNSFDTVPKVHISSPKSEQSYRSHADFVSLDFILPFLKMAKVLDRDFDIMIEAKQKNLAMLKLIEEIASIRGVKRISSGMVEW; this is translated from the coding sequence ATGAAGATCCGTTTTGGATATGTAGCCAATGCATTGGGTTTATGGGATGCAAGCCCTTCTAAAACCTTGACCTTTGCTCGCTATTCAGCTCTTTCAAAAAGCGAACAAATGGACAAACTCAAATCTGTAACAGCACAAAATTTACAGCATACGAAAAGAATTTTGTATTATAATATCGCCCACGAAATCGGCTTGTATCGGTTTTCGAGCTCACTTGTTCCTTTGGCAACCCATCCGGAAGTAATGTGGGATTTCGTTACTCCGTTCAGAGCCGAGTGGGAAGAACTAGGGCACATAATCCAACAATTTAAGCTTCGACCAAGCTTTCACCCAAATCAATTTACACTTTTTACAAGTCATCGGGAGGAAGTGACAATGAATGCAGTGAAGGATATGGAATACCATTTTAAAATGCTCGATGCGATGAATGCACTAGAAAGGGGTATTATCAATATTCATATTGGTGGAGCTTATGGTGATAAAAATACCTCTTTAGGGCGTTTCCATCAGAATTTAAAAAAACTTCCCAATACTATTAAAAAGCATATGACACTTGAAAATGATGATAAAACCTATGACGTAGAGGAAACACTGATTACTTGTGAGAAAGAAAAGATTCCGATGGTTCTTGACTATCATCACTATATGGCAAATAAAGGAGAGGTTGACCTCCCACAATATTTACCACGCATATTTAATACCTGGAATAGTTTTGATACAGTGCCAAAAGTCCATATTTCGTCACCAAAATCAGAGCAATCCTATCGTTCACATGCTGATTTTGTCTCTTTAGATTTTATCCTTCCTTTCTTAAAAATGGCAAAGGTGCTGGATCGAGACTTTGACATTATGATTGAGGCTAAGCAGAAGAACCTTGCTATGTTAAAACTCATAGAAGAAATCGCTTCAATTCGGGGAGTCAAACGTATTTCAAGTGGAATGGTGGAATGGTGA
- a CDS encoding staygreen family protein — MSKFNASKLSTKFLPSTTECVPVKGRKYTLTHSDATGELFLSIGHQYNLTAINFKIRDEVLAEWIQKNGQFNFWGKVHVSGGEFDEHSSKKRFLIFEREAKLALTAIFYGDRKFFSCFPQLLDSSIFIQFESIYPQYNQLLYYGTPRQYLDSIFFPDVP; from the coding sequence ATGAGCAAATTTAACGCATCCAAATTAAGTACTAAATTTTTGCCATCTACCACGGAATGTGTGCCTGTCAAGGGTCGAAAATATACCTTGACACATTCTGATGCTACCGGGGAATTATTTTTGAGTATTGGCCATCAATATAACCTTACTGCCATTAACTTCAAAATTCGAGATGAAGTTTTAGCAGAATGGATCCAAAAAAATGGTCAGTTTAATTTTTGGGGTAAAGTCCACGTAAGTGGAGGGGAATTTGATGAACATTCCTCTAAAAAACGCTTCTTGATTTTCGAACGTGAAGCCAAACTTGCCTTAACAGCCATCTTTTATGGCGATCGCAAATTTTTCAGTTGCTTTCCTCAGTTGCTGGATTCCTCTATCTTTATCCAATTCGAATCCATCTATCCACAATATAATCAATTACTTTATTATGGTACCCCTCGTCAATATTTAGATTCCATATTTTTTCCGGATGTTCCTTAG
- a CDS encoding recombinase family protein — MIYGYARVSTQDQNLDTQIEQLTKFGVDEIVKEKISGVSKRKQQLDELLSKIAANDTLVVTRMDRLGRNTVQLLQLVEQLREKNIHFVILNLGIDTRTPTGKFFLTLMAEFCELDREMIKEKQRSGIKLAKQKGKYRGRVKKYTDKHPGMNHAIELRNTSDKTVNFP; from the coding sequence ATGATCTACGGATATGCTAGGGTAAGTACACAAGACCAAAACCTTGATACCCAAATTGAACAACTTACAAAATTTGGAGTAGATGAAATTGTAAAGGAGAAAATCAGTGGTGTTTCTAAACGCAAGCAACAATTGGATGAACTTCTTTCCAAAATAGCTGCCAATGATACCTTAGTTGTGACTAGAATGGATCGTCTCGGCCGAAATACTGTACAGTTGTTACAGCTAGTTGAACAACTTCGTGAAAAGAATATTCATTTTGTTATCCTAAACTTAGGAATTGACACGAGGACACCCACCGGTAAATTCTTTTTGACTTTAATGGCAGAATTTTGTGAGCTTGACCGAGAAATGATTAAGGAAAAGCAGCGTTCAGGGATTAAATTAGCTAAGCAAAAAGGTAAATATCGAGGAAGGGTAAAAAAATATACAGATAAGCATCCGGGAATGAATCACGCCATTGAATTACGAAATACATCAGATAAAACCGTAAATTTTCCTTAA
- the ltrA gene encoding group II intron reverse transcriptase/maturase → METKLLRIAELAKSDPKMKFTSLAHLLNKQTLVQCHFELPNKKATGINGTTKEQYGENLEENIEDLVSSLKSKSYRPVPVRRMYIPKLNSNKKRPLGIPEHEDKIVQKCITKILNSIYENDFLDCSFGFRPNRNCHDALKILNFYIEKRSVNYVVDVDIKGFFDNVDHTWMMEFLKPRIADPNLLRTIGRFLKGGYMEEGKKYKTDNGTPQGGVISPILANVYLHYVLDLWFEKRVRKQCNGQAYIVRYADDFVCCFQYKSEAEQFFHSLKLRLKKFNLEIAEDKTKIIPFGKFAEKNANQQGRSKPATFDFLGFTHYCGKSKQGNFRVKRKSSRKKVKGKLKETKEWLRNNRNKDIHMIMDRFKRSLIGYYNYYCITDNTPNVNNFKDKIENLLFKWLNRRSQRKSFTWDKFKLFLNKYPLPLPRIKVSIYDLRKEISYIL, encoded by the coding sequence ATGGAAACAAAACTACTAAGGATAGCAGAATTAGCAAAATCAGATCCTAAAATGAAATTTACTTCTCTTGCACATTTATTAAATAAGCAAACATTAGTTCAATGCCATTTTGAGCTACCCAATAAGAAGGCTACTGGGATTAACGGAACAACTAAAGAGCAATACGGTGAAAATTTAGAAGAAAACATAGAGGATTTAGTTAGTAGTCTTAAAAGCAAAAGCTATCGACCTGTTCCAGTAAGGAGAATGTATATTCCAAAGCTCAACTCAAACAAGAAAAGACCGTTGGGAATACCGGAACATGAAGATAAGATTGTACAAAAGTGCATTACGAAAATACTAAATTCTATCTATGAAAATGACTTTCTTGACTGTTCCTTTGGATTCCGACCAAATCGTAATTGCCACGATGCTTTGAAAATACTGAACTTCTATATTGAAAAAAGGTCAGTAAATTATGTAGTAGATGTAGATATTAAAGGATTCTTTGACAACGTTGACCACACATGGATGATGGAGTTCCTAAAACCGCGAATCGCTGACCCTAACCTACTAAGAACAATTGGTAGGTTTCTTAAAGGTGGATACATGGAGGAAGGCAAGAAATATAAGACAGACAATGGCACACCGCAAGGTGGAGTAATATCTCCGATATTAGCCAATGTATATCTCCATTATGTACTCGACCTATGGTTTGAGAAAAGGGTTAGGAAACAGTGCAATGGACAAGCATACATAGTGAGATATGCAGATGATTTTGTTTGTTGTTTTCAATATAAAAGTGAAGCGGAGCAATTCTTCCATTCATTAAAGTTAAGATTAAAGAAATTTAATTTAGAAATAGCTGAGGATAAAACTAAAATCATTCCCTTCGGGAAGTTTGCGGAGAAAAATGCAAATCAACAGGGAAGAAGTAAACCAGCAACCTTTGATTTCCTTGGTTTTACACACTACTGTGGGAAAAGTAAACAAGGAAACTTTCGAGTGAAACGGAAATCAAGCAGGAAGAAAGTCAAAGGAAAACTAAAAGAAACGAAAGAATGGTTGAGGAATAATAGAAATAAGGATATTCATATGATTATGGATAGATTTAAACGTTCATTAATAGGGTATTACAACTATTATTGCATCACTGATAATACCCCAAATGTTAACAACTTCAAAGACAAAATTGAAAACCTTCTGTTTAAATGGCTCAATAGAAGAAGTCAAAGAAAATCCTTCACATGGGATAAATTCAAACTATTTCTTAATAAATATCCGCTACCTTTACCAAGGATTAAAGTGAGCATATATGATTTAAGAAAAGAGATTAGCTATATTCTGTAA
- a CDS encoding AAA family ATPase, whose protein sequence is MTLEKGIYIITGIMASGKSTIAQMLAEQFEKGVHVRGDIFRKMIVKGNIDMTPSYSQSAVEQLILRYKMAVKVAEMYYNAGFSVVIQDTYLGKEVTSFLNEFESKPVYFITLNPNVDTIVEREKKRKKSGYTTWQVEPLNNVLINENPKTGLWIDSSYLTPEETLSEITKRLKTEARIK, encoded by the coding sequence ATGACTCTTGAAAAGGGGATATATATTATAACTGGGATAATGGCTTCTGGGAAATCCACAATTGCCCAAATGTTAGCAGAGCAATTTGAGAAAGGGGTTCATGTGCGTGGAGATATTTTTCGAAAAATGATAGTAAAAGGAAATATTGATATGACTCCAAGTTATTCTCAAAGTGCAGTGGAGCAATTGATACTCCGATATAAAATGGCAGTAAAAGTGGCGGAAATGTATTACAATGCAGGATTTTCTGTAGTAATACAAGATACCTATTTAGGAAAAGAGGTAACGTCTTTTCTAAATGAATTTGAATCTAAGCCAGTTTACTTTATTACACTAAACCCAAATGTTGATACAATAGTTGAAAGGGAGAAAAAACGAAAAAAGTCAGGGTATACTACTTGGCAAGTTGAACCTCTTAATAACGTGCTAATCAATGAAAATCCAAAAACAGGACTTTGGATTGATTCTTCGTATTTGACTCCTGAAGAAACGTTATCTGAGATTACCAAACGTTTAAAAACTGAGGCTCGTATTAAATAA
- a CDS encoding IS110 family transposase, with protein sequence MKDTIKYVGLDVSKEKIAVAIADEGRDEPRYWGMIPNTAESIRKLVKKLGEKENLRVCYEAGPTGYGLYRVFLSLGIECEVIAPSLIPKKPGERIKTDRRDSIKLAKLFRAGKLTSVYVPTEDDEALRDLVRAREDAKEDELRAKHRLSKFLLRNDIHPPFKGKKWTRRYREWLNTLKFERSTSKVVFQEYLHHLQEVEQRVKRLEEEIKFQSIEGYHAPMIQALQSLRGIATITATSLVAEIGSFKRFDSPKKLMSYVGLIPSESSSGEIRRQGKITKTGNRHVRRLLVEAAWSYRFPPAIKGDLKKRLEGQLPNVQMISWKAQNRLHKKYFRLLSRGKSFGKALTAVARELAGFIWAVTQEIENNTIAK encoded by the coding sequence ATGAAGGATACCATAAAATATGTAGGTTTAGACGTTTCAAAAGAAAAAATTGCCGTTGCCATTGCAGATGAAGGTCGTGATGAGCCAAGATATTGGGGAATGATTCCTAACACTGCGGAATCCATTAGAAAGTTAGTAAAAAAGCTTGGAGAAAAAGAGAATCTTCGAGTGTGCTATGAAGCTGGTCCAACTGGCTATGGTTTATATCGTGTTTTTCTTAGCCTAGGAATTGAGTGTGAAGTGATCGCACCATCTTTAATCCCCAAGAAACCAGGTGAACGCATTAAAACTGACCGTAGAGATTCGATTAAACTAGCAAAATTATTTCGTGCTGGTAAATTAACCTCTGTTTATGTGCCAACAGAAGATGACGAAGCCCTTCGGGATTTAGTTCGGGCTCGAGAAGATGCCAAAGAAGATGAATTAAGAGCCAAACATCGATTATCGAAATTCCTTTTACGAAATGATATTCACCCTCCTTTCAAAGGAAAAAAGTGGACTCGCAGATATCGTGAATGGTTAAATACTCTAAAGTTTGAGCGTTCCACTTCTAAAGTAGTTTTTCAAGAGTATCTGCACCATCTACAAGAAGTTGAACAAAGGGTAAAACGATTGGAAGAAGAGATTAAATTCCAATCAATAGAAGGATACCATGCACCAATGATACAAGCACTCCAATCATTAAGGGGAATAGCTACTATAACAGCTACCAGCCTTGTGGCTGAGATTGGATCATTTAAGAGATTTGATTCTCCCAAAAAATTAATGTCTTACGTTGGGTTAATCCCAAGCGAAAGCTCAAGTGGTGAAATCAGAAGACAAGGTAAAATTACAAAAACAGGCAACCGTCATGTTCGTCGTTTGCTTGTAGAAGCAGCCTGGAGCTATCGATTTCCGCCTGCCATAAAGGGGGATTTAAAGAAAAGACTAGAAGGACAGTTGCCCAATGTTCAAATGATCTCATGGAAAGCTCAAAATCGCCTTCATAAAAAGTATTTTCGTTTACTATCACGTGGAAAGTCATTTGGGAAGGCACTAACAGCCGTTGCAAGAGAATTAGCAGGATTTATCTGGGCAGTAACTCAAGAAATTGAAAATAACACTATTGCAAAGTAA
- the lepB gene encoding signal peptidase I, whose protein sequence is MTKKKNETYEWVKSIMGALVLVFIIRSFFFTPIVVDGASMNPTLQDEDRMIVTKIGEPKRFDIVVFHAPDGKDYIKRVIGLPGDRIEYKNDVLYINGKAYNEIYLEKYKKGINEGTLTDSFTLKDTAVGSDTVPKGCLFVMGDNRRHSTDSRHIGAIPMEKVIGTTNVVFYPIKEIKIINN, encoded by the coding sequence ATGACAAAGAAGAAAAATGAAACGTATGAATGGGTTAAATCAATAATGGGTGCACTTGTTTTAGTATTTATTATTCGCTCTTTTTTCTTTACCCCCATTGTTGTTGACGGTGCTTCAATGAACCCCACTCTCCAGGACGAAGACCGTATGATTGTAACAAAAATTGGGGAACCGAAAAGATTTGATATTGTTGTGTTCCACGCCCCAGATGGCAAGGATTACATTAAACGTGTAATCGGGCTCCCAGGTGACAGAATAGAGTATAAAAATGATGTTTTATATATAAACGGGAAGGCATATAACGAAATTTACTTAGAAAAGTATAAGAAAGGAATAAATGAAGGAACATTAACGGACTCTTTCACTTTAAAGGATACCGCAGTAGGTAGTGATACTGTTCCTAAAGGTTGTTTGTTTGTAATGGGAGATAACAGAAGGCATAGTACAGACAGCCGCCATATTGGTGCGATTCCAATGGAAAAGGTAATAGGAACAACAAATGTTGTTTTTTATCCGATAAAAGAAATTAAAATCATAAATAACTAA
- a CDS encoding GNAT family N-acetyltransferase codes for MVYIEGLRGFNIKIATNDDSSKVIKMLKRIALWMKDNEINQWRFLLDGGDDEEIEQAITNQETYIVLKDNDTVATFTLLSKQSEWDRHIWGEDITSKTLYLHRLAIIPTYIKKGLGRSDVK; via the coding sequence TTGGTATACATTGAAGGTCTTAGAGGGTTCAATATAAAAATTGCTACGAATGACGATAGTAGTAAAGTTATTAAAATGTTAAAACGGATAGCTCTATGGATGAAAGATAATGAAATAAACCAATGGAGGTTTCTGTTAGATGGAGGTGACGATGAGGAGATTGAACAAGCCATAACCAATCAAGAAACGTATATTGTTTTGAAAGATAACGATACTGTGGCTACATTTACACTTTTATCTAAACAAAGTGAATGGGACAGGCATATTTGGGGAGAGGACATTACCTCAAAAACACTTTACTTACATAGACTTGCAATTATTCCTACATATATTAAGAAAGGGTTAGGTAGAAGTGATGTTAAATAA
- a CDS encoding tyrosine-type recombinase/integrase, with translation MLLSKAWEIYESDKRIEGFSQQTLKAYKLQALLVIRYFEDVKLETITTNKLKQYLAKSSENLMPSSLAHRIRFIKSLFRWSQEEGHILKNRAAKLKEPKVGKRIPKFLTEREIEHLREACNTPMEKALFEFMFSTGCRIGEIVSLDKNRINWSNRSAIVLGKGDKEREVYFNIRCDIWLKWYFDNRQDNDPAIFVTERKPHRMSIAHMRYIVKRISDRAQINKVIHPHQLRHSYATHLLNNGAPLDVIQSLLGHQKSETTKIYAQLSGSLRQELYRKYF, from the coding sequence TTGCTATTATCAAAAGCCTGGGAAATTTATGAATCTGATAAACGAATTGAAGGGTTCTCCCAACAGACTTTAAAGGCCTATAAACTTCAAGCGTTGTTGGTAATACGGTATTTTGAGGATGTAAAACTCGAAACCATTACTACTAACAAATTAAAACAGTATTTGGCAAAGTCAAGTGAAAATCTAATGCCATCCAGCTTAGCCCACCGTATACGTTTTATAAAATCACTTTTCCGTTGGTCACAGGAGGAAGGTCATATTTTAAAGAATCGGGCTGCTAAATTAAAAGAACCTAAAGTAGGAAAACGAATACCAAAATTTTTAACGGAAAGAGAAATCGAGCACTTAAGGGAAGCCTGTAACACTCCTATGGAAAAGGCATTATTCGAATTTATGTTTTCAACAGGTTGTAGAATAGGTGAAATTGTTTCGTTAGACAAGAACAGGATCAATTGGTCAAACCGATCAGCGATAGTTCTAGGTAAAGGTGATAAAGAAAGAGAAGTATATTTTAATATTCGTTGTGATATTTGGCTTAAATGGTACTTTGATAATCGACAGGATAATGATCCGGCCATTTTTGTTACAGAACGTAAGCCACATAGAATGAGCATTGCTCACATGAGATACATTGTTAAGCGCATTTCTGATAGGGCACAGATTAATAAAGTAATTCATCCACACCAACTAAGACATAGCTATGCAACACATTTGTTGAATAATGGAGCACCTCTTGATGTTATCCAAAGTCTACTTGGTCACCAGAAGAGCGAAACTACAAAAATTTATGCCCAATTAAGTGGTAGCCTTAGACAAGAATTGTATAGAAAATATTTTTAA
- a CDS encoding helix-turn-helix domain-containing protein yields MSMADYKDKGNIQETPFGYTLSVVGGKWKMLILYLLAENQPVRFNDMKRKIGAITFKTLSYQLKELEADGMVRRKEYPQIPPKVEYSLTQKAETLLPVLEQLCEWGEKNRNN; encoded by the coding sequence ATGAGTATGGCTGATTATAAAGATAAGGGTAATATCCAAGAGACACCTTTTGGTTATACATTGTCAGTAGTTGGTGGTAAATGGAAAATGCTTATTCTTTACCTCCTGGCAGAAAATCAACCTGTTAGGTTTAATGATATGAAAAGAAAAATAGGAGCTATTACCTTTAAAACATTAAGTTATCAACTTAAAGAATTGGAAGCAGATGGGATGGTTAGACGGAAAGAGTATCCCCAAATTCCACCTAAAGTTGAGTACAGTCTCACACAAAAAGCAGAAACTCTATTACCTGTTTTGGAACAGTTATGTGAATGGGGAGAAAAAAACCGCAATAATTAA
- a CDS encoding RidA family protein gives MTNVKTYNHDLWDHGITQGYSVNGTIYISGQFSHDKKGLFVGEGDIKAQTQQTLENLDHVLDGFGVTKANLAYVEIFLTNPQEHSETVIGLFKEYVEKHRPAGSLIGVNYLAFSDQLIEVSAIAHTD, from the coding sequence ATGACTAATGTTAAAACCTACAATCACGATCTTTGGGATCACGGTATTACCCAAGGTTACAGCGTCAACGGCACGATCTATATTTCAGGGCAGTTTTCCCATGATAAGAAGGGCTTGTTCGTTGGTGAGGGAGATATCAAAGCACAGACCCAACAAACGCTTGAAAATCTAGATCACGTACTTGATGGATTTGGTGTCACAAAGGCCAACCTTGCTTATGTTGAAATCTTTCTAACAAATCCGCAAGAGCACTCCGAGACAGTCATCGGTCTGTTCAAGGAATACGTAGAAAAACATCGACCGGCGGGCAGCCTCATCGGAGTGAATTACTTGGCATTCTCAGATCAACTGATTGAAGTCTCGGCTATCGCACACACCGATTAA
- a CDS encoding ATP-binding protein has product MKLQMKLIIAFIIIVLLMGISQFVFLQSRIRATFEDYLDQHTYNSMLRMELMLEQYYEETGTWKNVQQLFFSSDSSNGNGHGMMMHGMGMNMSMSSDDILLVDLNGIVIADTAETRIGSSGKDLSGKKVDLIVNGEKKGTLVLYQHKLQDLEIEFIKSSNTTILISGLIGALTAAIFSLFIAGKISKPLKVLMTGIKQIASGEKAKEIRISATGEFYDLGEAFNDMARKLEHNEEIRRTLVADIAHELRTPLSILQGKLESIQEGVINPSEEIILELTDEVYRLNRLVRDLQQLSLAEAGKLPLNIQPVDIRLLIDRICNHLQWLADEKEIVLRYDKIPTEYFLQIDADRMTQVIVNLVGNALRHTPPLGMVEISAQPRANSFIIQVADTGQGIPEDVLPHIFDRFYKRDTSRTRDESGTGLGLSIAKGFVEAHGGFITVESETNIGTIFTIKLPFY; this is encoded by the coding sequence ATGAAACTTCAAATGAAGCTAATCATCGCATTCATCATAATTGTTTTGTTAATGGGAATAAGCCAATTCGTCTTTTTGCAGTCGAGGATACGGGCTACTTTCGAGGACTATTTAGACCAACACACCTACAATTCTATGCTGCGAATGGAACTAATGCTGGAACAATATTATGAAGAAACAGGTACATGGAAAAATGTACAGCAGCTATTTTTTAGTTCTGATTCCTCAAACGGAAATGGACATGGCATGATGATGCACGGGATGGGAATGAATATGTCCATGTCAAGTGATGATATACTTCTAGTCGATTTAAATGGGATCGTCATTGCTGACACAGCAGAAACAAGAATTGGATCCTCTGGAAAGGATCTTTCGGGGAAAAAAGTGGATCTAATTGTAAATGGCGAGAAAAAAGGGACTCTCGTTCTTTATCAACATAAACTTCAAGACCTTGAAATAGAGTTTATTAAATCATCCAATACTACCATCCTAATCAGCGGATTGATAGGAGCATTAACAGCAGCCATATTTAGCCTTTTCATAGCAGGAAAAATATCCAAGCCATTAAAGGTCTTAATGACTGGGATTAAACAGATTGCCAGTGGGGAAAAAGCAAAGGAAATCAGGATTTCAGCAACCGGTGAATTTTATGACCTAGGAGAAGCGTTTAATGACATGGCACGGAAACTGGAACACAATGAAGAAATTAGAAGGACACTTGTCGCGGATATTGCACATGAGCTGCGAACACCTTTATCAATTCTTCAAGGAAAGCTGGAATCAATTCAAGAAGGGGTGATAAATCCTTCAGAGGAAATCATTCTTGAACTTACGGATGAAGTTTATCGGTTAAACCGCTTAGTCAGAGATTTACAGCAATTAAGTCTTGCTGAAGCTGGCAAGCTCCCATTAAATATACAGCCTGTTGATATTCGCCTGCTTATTGACCGAATTTGCAATCATTTACAGTGGCTGGCAGATGAAAAGGAAATTGTACTCCGGTACGATAAAATTCCAACAGAATATTTTTTGCAAATTGATGCTGATAGAATGACACAGGTTATTGTAAATCTGGTTGGCAATGCATTAAGGCATACACCACCACTGGGTATGGTGGAGATTTCTGCTCAACCACGGGCAAACTCATTCATAATTCAAGTAGCAGACACCGGCCAAGGAATACCGGAAGATGTGCTTCCGCATATTTTTGACCGATTTTATAAAAGAGATACGTCAAGAACTCGTGATGAAAGCGGAACAGGTCTCGGACTATCTATCGCCAAAGGGTTCGTGGAAGCACATGGTGGTTTTATTACTGTAGAAAGTGAAACGAATATAGGTACCATTTTCACTATCAAACTTCCATTTTATTAA
- a CDS encoding response regulator transcription factor: MSKIIAVVDDEVKIRDMVKTYLQSEGFETLEAEDGTAAVQLVENHEVDLMLLDVMMPQKDGLQTLRDIRLKHKKLPVIMLTAKSEEIDKLLGLEMGADDYITKPFSIRELAARIRAVLRRSSTDDNMEADEVLVRDEIEINLTTYEVKVKGEFLNLTPTEYKILVTLARKPGRVYSRLQLMDSVMGEAFVHYERSIDTHVSNLRKKVEKDPAHPKYIHTVYGIGYRFGEKK; this comes from the coding sequence GTGAGTAAGATCATTGCTGTAGTTGACGATGAAGTGAAAATACGGGATATGGTCAAAACTTATTTACAAAGTGAAGGTTTCGAAACCTTAGAGGCAGAAGATGGGACAGCAGCGGTACAATTAGTCGAAAACCATGAAGTAGACCTTATGCTGTTAGATGTCATGATGCCGCAAAAGGATGGCCTTCAAACACTGCGGGATATCCGATTGAAGCATAAAAAATTACCTGTGATTATGTTAACAGCAAAATCTGAAGAAATAGATAAATTATTAGGTCTTGAAATGGGTGCTGATGATTATATTACCAAACCGTTTAGTATTCGTGAGCTTGCCGCGAGAATACGGGCTGTTTTAAGAAGGAGTTCAACTGATGATAATATGGAAGCAGATGAAGTTCTAGTAAGAGACGAGATTGAAATCAATTTAACAACATATGAAGTAAAGGTAAAAGGGGAATTTTTGAATTTAACCCCAACTGAATATAAAATCCTGGTGACACTTGCGAGAAAACCGGGCCGTGTATATAGCCGTCTCCAATTGATGGACAGTGTGATGGGGGAGGCATTTGTTCATTATGAACGTTCGATCGATACCCATGTCAGCAATTTAAGAAAAAAAGTTGAAAAAGACCCTGCTCATCCGAAGTACATTCATACCGTGTACGGAATCGGCTATCGGTTTGGTGAAAAGAAATGA
- a CDS encoding DUF2680 domain-containing protein gives MKWSYLLTAGAFVGVFSLGAMFSPIGKPSANVNEQAVSSNLTVVQTADKKDDLQQEQADFTCPMTGEPMGNRSGMGMMGLMKESVADVLGMSVDDYLAARKEGKSITDLAEEKGVNVKDIVKVVTESRKTELEKLVKEGKLTQEQMDNMLNNMEYMMEQAIERKDTGLMHGHGMGMGQGGRCGSNHDNQQFQTGNGTNL, from the coding sequence ATGAAATGGAGTTATTTATTGACTGCTGGTGCTTTTGTAGGAGTTTTTTCTTTGGGAGCTATGTTTTCTCCAATTGGTAAGCCGTCTGCAAATGTAAATGAGCAAGCAGTCAGCAGCAATTTGACGGTTGTTCAAACTGCCGATAAGAAGGATGATCTTCAACAGGAACAAGCTGATTTTACCTGCCCGATGACTGGAGAACCTATGGGTAATAGATCGGGTATGGGTATGATGGGTTTAATGAAAGAGTCAGTAGCTGATGTACTCGGTATGTCAGTAGACGACTATCTAGCAGCACGTAAGGAAGGTAAATCGATTACTGACTTGGCTGAAGAAAAAGGTGTCAATGTTAAAGATATTGTTAAGGTAGTGACAGAGTCAAGAAAGACTGAACTCGAAAAGCTTGTAAAAGAAGGAAAGCTTACACAAGAACAAATGGATAACATGTTAAATAACATGGAATATATGATGGAACAAGCAATCGAACGGAAAGATACTGGCCTAATGCATGGTCATGGAATGGGTATGGGGCAAGGCGGCAGATGCGGCAGTAACCATGATAATCAACAATTCCAAACCGGGAATGGTACAAATCTTTAA